The Myxococcus guangdongensis nucleotide sequence TACAAGGGAGGCGACTCGCGTCGACACCGCTCGATGGCGTGGGGACATCGCGGATGGAACGTGCAGCCGGGGGGCGGCGCGAGCGGTGACGGCGGCTCCCCTGGGACCAGCAGACGCGTCCGGGTCCGCGACGGGTCCGGCACCGGCACCGCGGCGAGCAGCGCCTGCGTGTAGGGGTGGCGCGGTCGGCGATACAACACGTCCGAAGGGGCCAGCTCGACGATGCGCCCCAGGTACATCACCGCCACGCGCGTGGACACGTGCTCGACGATGTTCAGGTCGTGCGCGATGAACACATAGGTGAGCCCGCGCTCACGCTGGAGGTCCACCAACAGATTCACGATTTGCGCCTGGATGGAGACGTCCAGCGCGCTGATGGGCTCGTCGGCCACCACCAGGTCTGGACGCAGCGCGATGGCCCGGGCAATGCCCAGCCGCTGTCGCTGCCCTCCGGAGAACTCGTGGGGAAGCCGCCCCAGCGCTTCGCGGGGCAGGCCCATCGCGTCGAGCAGCGCGAGGACTTCGCGCTCCTTCTCTCCCGGACCGCGCGCCAGGCCGTGGATGTCGAAGGGCTCTCCCAAGAGCTCGCGCACCGTCATGCGCGGGTTGAGCGAGGCGTACGGGTCCTGGAAGACGAGCTGCATCCGCCGGCGCAGCGGCCTGAGCTTCCGCTGGGACAGGCCGGTGAGTTCCTGCCCATCGAAGCGGATGGAGCCCGCCGTGGGCTCCACCAGTCGCAAGAGCGCTCGCCCCAACGTGCTCTTCCCGCAACCACTCTCCCCCACCAGGCCCAGCGTCTCGCCCCGGAAGACGTCCAGGCTGATGCCGTCCACCGCCTTCACCGCGCCGCGCACACGCTGGAACATCCCCGAGCGCACGGGGAAATGCACCTGGACGTCCCTCGCCTGGAGCAGCGGCTCGACGGGGCTCATGGCGCGGGCACCGGATGATGACAGGCGGCGCGCTGCGAGCCCCGCTTGAGCTCGAGCACCGGCGCCACGCGCGAGCACTCCTCGGTGGCCCGCTCACACCGCTCGCGGAAGGCGCAGCCGGTGGGAAGTCGTCCGAGCGCGGGCACCATGCCGGGGATGGCCCTCAGCCGCCGCTTGGGGCCGCGAGCGCTTGCGTCGACTTCTCCGCCCAGCGCGGGCAGCGAGCGCAACAGCCCCGCGGTGTACGGATGCGCCGGACGGGCGAACAGCTCGCGCACGGGCGCGTGCTCCACCACCTTCCCCGCGTACATCACCACCACCGTGTCACAGCTCTCGGCGACGACGCCCAGGTCGTGGGTGATGAGCATGACCGCCATGCCGCGCTCGGCCTGCAGGCGCTTGAGCAGGTCGAGAATCTGGGCCTGGATGGTGACGTCCAGCGCGGTGGTGGGCTCGTCCGCGATGAGCAGCGACGGGTCGCACGCCAGCGCCATCGCAATCATCACCCGCTGCCGCATGCCTCCGGAGAGCTGATGGGGCCACGCGTCCACGCGCTCGCCGGGCGCGGGGATGCCCACCTGCCGCAGCATCTCCACCGCGCGCTCGCGTGCCTGGGAGCGCGAGGCGCCCAGGTGCAGCCTCACGCCCTCCGAAATCTGCTCGCCCACCGTGAAGACGGGGTTGAGCGACGTCATCGGCTCCTGGAACACCATGGCCACGTGGCGTCCACGCACGCGCCGCAGCTCCTCCTCGGGGAGCGTCAGCAGGTCGCGTCCCTCGAAGAGCACCTCGCCGCCCGCCACCCGCACGGGCGGCTGGGGCGCGAGTCGCAGCACGGACAGCGCGGTGAGGCTCTTGCCACAGCCGCTCTCCCCCACCACGCCCAGCGTGCCGCCAGGAGGCAGCGCGAAGGACACCCCGTCCACCGCGCGCACCGGACCGTCCTCCCGCGACAGCTCCACGGTGAGCCCCCGGACATCCAGCAGGGGCCCCTCCGCCGAGGGCGACGCGACGGAGGTCACTTCTTCGCCAGCTCCTCCAGGAACTCCACCTCCTGGATGAGCCCCTTGCGGATGAGCAGGCGGATGAGGCTGGCCACCATGCGCGCGGGCTTCACCTTCTCCGTGTCCAGCACCGCCTCGTCGCCCCGCGACATGCGCTCCAGGTCATCCAGGATGGCCAGGTCGTCGTCGGAGAAGTCCGGCGTGGGCGTGAGCGCCAGCGCGGGCTGCGAGCCCTTCGCCGCGCCACCGAACATCACCACCGGGACGCGCGGCTTGCCGTCCTCCACCTCGAGCACGGGAGGCGGCGGAGGCCGGGGCGGCGGAGGCGGCTTCACGCCGAGCAGGTCATCCAGCGAATCACCTCCCGGGCCGCCAAGGGCCTCGGCGGGCGGAGGCGGCGGCGTCCCAGGACGACGGGCCGCGGGGGCGGCGGGGGGCGGTCTCGCTGCGGGGGGCTTCGGCGTCTCCGGCATCTCCCACTCCAGTGGCGTTCCCGCGGCCACGGGAAGAGGACCTGCGCCCTCCTCCTCGTACAGCGGCTCCGCCTCGACGATGTCCAGCGGCTCTCCCCGCGCCCGAGCCAGCGCGGTGTCCAGGTCGTCCGACGCGACGACGAAGACCCGCACCTGCTTGCGGAGCTGGAAGCGCAGCTCATCCACCAACGTCAAATCCCCCGGGTCCTCCACGGCGACGTGGACGCGCTCGCTGCGGCCCTCCACCTCCATCCGGAAGAGGAGCACCCGGTGCTCGGCCTGGAAGTCCAACGACACCAGCGACGACACCGCTGGCGCAATCTCATCCGGCAGCTCGATGAAGGGCAGCCCGTGCTGCACGGCCAGGGCCCGGGCGACGTGGAGGGGCGCGCACGCTCCCTGCGCCACCAGCACCTCGCCCAGCCGCATGTTCCCCGGAGCACCCTTCTGCCCGAGCGCCACCCTCACCTGCTCCGCCGTCACCACGCCTGACTCGACGAGCAGCTCGCCAATCTTCTTGCGCATAAGGCAGAGCTACCGCTTGACCTTCGCGAGGTACTCATCGCGGGAGAAGACGTTCTTCTCGATGAGCAGCTCCACCATGGCCTTCAGGGCCGCCACTTCCTTGCGCTGCACCTCTTCCACGCTGCGCAGGAGGTCCGCCGGGGTTCCACCGCCCGACGCCGCGCGAGGGGCCTCCGCCACGGGAGGCGGCGGGCGCGCGGCGGGGGCGGGCTTGGGCGCCGGAGCCGTGGCGACAGCGGCCGCCGCCGGGTCGATGTCCTTGAGGTTCTTCACCACCGTGCGGCCCTGGGCGTCCACCACCTTGAAGTTGGTGTCCGCGTCCTCCAGCTCCATGTTCTGCTCGTACATGCGAGCAAACGCCCGGGCGATGGAGGTGCGGCCGGCGACGTTGGGGATGATGCGGCACTTCGTCACGGCGCGCAGCTCGTCGAGCATCCGCACGTTGAGCGGATCCGACATCGCCACCACCAGCGTCTTGCCCTCGTCGCGCAGCTGCAGCGGCAGCACCGAGAAGTCGCGCGCCGTCTGCGCCGGAATCTTCGCCTTCACGTGCGGCGCGACCACCTGCACCGCGTCCAGGTTGACGGCCGGCATCCCGAGCTGCTTGGACAGCGCCCGCACCAGGATGTCCTCGGAGACGAGGCTCATCCGCACCAGGATTTCGCCGAGCTTGCCGCCCCACTTCGCCTGTTCGGCGAGCGCGGCCTTGAGCTGGCTCTCCTGGAGCACATTCGCCTTGATCAGCAATTCTCCAAGCTTGATCTGTGCCATGTCGTGGGGGCCACTCTACCCGAGTCCAGCCGTCGCGCTCCTTCTTCCGTGCCTGGCCGGTCAGGAACCCGGCGCCGGGGGTACCGGCGACTCGGGGGGACCGAGGGACTGCTCACGCCCGGAGTCATCCACCTCGACGACCTTGGCCCCCTCCGGCGGGGTCAGCTCGTAGAGCGTCAGGTCCGGCCGGGCGTTGAGCTTGATCTGCTGGTAGCGCACCTGGAGCTTCGTCTGGGCCTGCTTCGCGTCCAGCTCCACCTTGCCCGGGAAGATGAGCCCGCCGCGCTCCAGGAAATCGTCGAACGCCAGGTCGTACCCCGGCACGCCCCGCACCTGGCTGCGCACCACGCGCAAGTACTTGGGGTGAACCTGTAGCACCTGGGTGGCCGCCCCTTGATGGAGCGTGAGCACATAGACGCCCTCCTTCGCGTCCAGCTCCAGCGTCTTGCGCTCGGGCGGGATGAGGGGCACCTGGCCCAGCAGGATGGCCACCAGCTCCTCGCCCGGGAGGACCACGGGGAGGAAGCGCGAGACGTTCTGCGGACTCGCCGGCCCCTGGTACCAGGTATGTGTCTGGGCCTGATACAGGCCGAAGCGCGAGCCGTCCCCCACCAGGGAGGCGAGGGGCCGGTTGAAGAAGTCGAACGTCTCCAGGTGCAGGAGGGCCGGCCGGGTGACGGCGAGGAACATGCCGATGGTGCCGCTCTGCTGGGGGGACTCGACGCGCAGCTTCGCGTCCCCCTCGAGGGTCACGACGTTCTCCTGGTTCGCCCGGACACGTTGGTAGACGACATCCGCGTCGGTGAGCTGGCCCTCGGGGCCGAACTCGATGCGCTTGGGGCAACCCGAACAGAGCACTCCCAGGAAGATTGCGGCGGCTGCGCGGTTCATATGTCCTAGTCTGGGCCATGGCGCCCTGCCGGGTCACCCACCAATGAGCCTGAACGACATCCTGCATTACCTCCGCCTGGGCGGAGTCACCCTGGCCCTGCTGCTGTTGGCCTCCGTCGCCGCGCTCGTCGTGGCCGTGGAGCGCATCATCGCCCTCTGGGGGGTGAGCGAGCGCTCGCGCCTGCTGGGCGAGGCGGTCAGCAAGCACCTGCTTCGCGGCGACGTGGCCGCGGCCCGCACCGCCGCCGAGCGCTCCGACTCCGTGGCCGCCGACATCTTCCTCGCGGGCTTCGACCGCTGGGAGCGCAGCCGGGGCACGGGCGGCGCGGGCGTGGAGGCCGCCGTGGAGCGCGAGCGCGCGCAGGTGGGCCTCAAGCTGCGGCGCAACCTGTGGATCCTCGCCACCATCGGCTCGATTACCCCCTTCGTGGGCCTGTTCGGCACCGTGGCGGGCATCATGCGCTCGTTCAAGGACCTGGGCCTGGACGTGGAGGCGGGCGGCACCGGCGGCAGCGCGGCGGTGATGACCGGCATCTCCGAAGCGCTCGTGGCGACCGCCGTCGGCATCCTCGTCGCCGTGCAGGCCATGGTCTTCTACAACTACTTCCAAGCCCGGCTGTCGCGCGTGCTGGTGGAGCTGCGGCTGATGGGCGACGAGTTCGCGGAGCTGCTCAAGGAGCGCGCCGCGGGGGGACCTCCTCCGGAGCCCTCGCCCCGCCCCGACGCCCCGGCCACTCCCCGCGCCGACTCGCAGCCGGCCTGAAGCCCGGAAGGAACGCACCATGGCCATGGGCAAGACACCGGGGTCCGACGACGGCGATGAAGGCGTCTTCGCGGAGATCAACATCACCCCGCTCACCGACATCTTCCTCGTGCTGCTCATCATCTTCATGGTGACCAGCTCGGTCATCGTCCAGCAGGGCCCGGGAGGCGGCGCGAAGGCGGGCCTCAAGGTGAACCTGCCCAAGGGCGGCGCGGCGGACGTCACCGCGAAGACGACGGACCTGTCGGTGGCGGTGCTCGCCGACGGCCGCTTCGTGCTGGCCGGCAACGTCGTGACCCAGGAGGAGCTGCAGAAGTCCTTCGACGAGGCCAAGCAGAAGGACCCGGACACCGTCGTCATCGTCCAGGCCGACGAGGGCGTGCCCCACGGCACCGTCGTCCAGGTGATGGAGCTGGCGAAGAAGGCCGGCCTGGGACAGCTCGCCATCGGCGTGCGCGAGGGCGACTGACGCCCCGTTCCACGGCACACCGCTGAAAATCATCGAGGCCACCTCGGGAAGCTTGGGCTCCCCAGGGTGGCCTCGAGTGTTTCAGGTGGGCGCCCCATTCACCTGGGGCGCCTCGACTTCAGGAGCGAGCCTGCCGCTCAGACGGACGCGAAGGCCGCGTCGGTGATCTCCATCGGGGACGTGTCCTCGAGGGCGATGAGGCGCGCGGCCTGCTCGACGTTGGGCAGCACGTTGCGCGCGTAGAACAGCGCGCTGTACTTCTTGCCGTCGTAGAAGGCGCGGTCCGGGTGGTCCGCGGACAGCTCCGCCTTGGCCTTCTCCGCGATGAGCGCCGCGTCCAGCAGCAGCCAGCCCACGGCGACCTCGGACATCATGTTGAGGAAGCGGTTGGCGGACAGGGGAATCAGCGGGAACTTGCCGCCGTCCTGCGACCAGCCGAACACCGTCATCGCGCTGGACATCAGCGCCTCCTGGGCGCTCGCGAGGATCTTCACGGCCTCGCCGTACACGGCGTGCTCGCGGTTGGCCTCGACGAAGGCGCCCACGTCGCCCATGAACTGCTGGAAGTGCGCGCCGCCGGCCTGACCCAGCTTGCGGCCCACCAGGTCCATGGCCTGGATGTGGTTGGTGCCCTCGTAGATGGAGAAGATCTTCGAGTCACGCGTGTACTGCTCCACCGGGTAGTCCTGGATGTAGCCGGCGCCGCCGTACACCTGGATGGCCTGCGAGCACAGGCGGTAGGACTGGTCGGAGCCGTAGGACTTCACCAGCGGGGTGAGCAGCTCCACCTGGCCCTTGTGGTAGGTGGCCGCCTCGTCGTCCTTGCCCGCCAGCTGCCGCGCCTTGTCCAGGTGGTGCGCCAGCTTGATGACCAGCGCGCGGATGCCCTCCACGTGGGACTTGATGTCCAGCAGCATGCGGCGGACGTCCGGGTGCTCGATGATGGCCGCGCGCGCCGCGGTGGGGTCCTTCCACTTGGTGAAGTGGGAGCCCTGCTTGCGGTCCTTCGCGTAGTCCACCGCGTTGTAGTAGGCGGCGCTCGCCAGCGCGACGCCTTGGATGCCCACGGCGATGCGCGCGCCGTTCATCATCTTGAACATCTGGCTCATGCCGACGTGCTCGACGGTGCCGACGAGCTCGCCCAGACAGCCGTCGCTCTCACCGAAGTTCAGCACACAGGTGGCCGAGCCGTTGATGCCCATCTTGTGCTCGATGGAGCCCACCGACACGTCGTTGGACGCGCCGGAGCTGCCGTCCTTGCCGATGCGCAGCTTGGGGACGATGAACAGCGACAGGCCCTTGGTGCCGGGCGCCGCGCCGTCGATGCGCGCGAGGACCAGGTGGATGACGTTCTCCGCCATGTCGTGGTCGCCGCCGGAGATGAAGATCTTCGTCCCCTTGATGTTGTACGTCCCGTCACCGTTGCGGCGCGCGGTGGACTTGGCCGCGCCCACGTCGGAGCCGGCGTGCGGCTCGGTCAGGCACATGGTGCCGCCCCACGTGCCGTTGAGCATGCGCTCCACGAACAGGTGCTGCTGCTCCTTCGTGCCGCACTCCGCGATGACCTCGGCCGCGCCGAAGGACAGACCCGGGTACATGTTGAAGGCCGTGTTGGCGCCCGATAGCAGCTCCTCCACCGTCACCTGCAGCATCATCGGCGCGCCCTGGCCGCCGTGCTCGGGGCTGACCGCCACCGTCTTGAAGCCCTGCTCGTAGAGTTTCTTCCACGCGTCCTTGAAGCCCGTGGGCGTGAAGACCGAGCCGTTCTCCACCCGACAGCCCTCGCGATCACCCACCGAGTTGAGGGGCCCGAGCACCTCGCGCGCGAAGCGGTACGTCTCCGTCAGCACCGCCTTGGCCTCGTCCGGGCCCCAGGCGTCGTACGGCGCCTGACCAGCCACCTGGCCGAAGCCGAACTGCTCGAACAACGTGAAGAAGATCTCTCGGAGGTCGGTCTTGTAGGTGTTGATGCCGGCGGACATGGCCACTCCTGCGTGACGGCTCGCTGCCCACCCTCCAGGGAGGGCCTCGGGTCAGCGGCGCGAAATTGAGACACAGGAAGTGTGGCGGCGACTGATTTTTGAGTCAACCCTGAATGACACCCTGCGTTGAGGGGCAACCCGTCTGCCCCTCACCGCAGGTCTGCAAAGCGCTACTTCTTGACCTTCTTGGCCGAGGGGAGTGTCGCCGTCTTGGCGGCGGGCTTCTCCCGGGGGGCCGTCTTCTTGGAGGAGGCACCGGCCGGACGCTCGTCCGAGTCCTCGTCGTCATCCTCCTCGTCCTCGGAGGCGACCGACGCCTCGCTCACCCCGCCGGCGCTGCTGGGGGTGGGCACGGGGGCCGCGAGGCTCTCGCGGGGCACCTCGATGACGATGGGGCTCTGACCCGAGCGCTGACGGTTCTCGTCCTCGAGCGAATAGAAGAGCTGGATGTGCGCGCCGCCCTTCATCACCAGCTCACCGCGCTGGTTCTCCGCCCACAGGTCGATTTCGACGTAGTAGCGGCCGCCGGTGCCGTGGCGGTTGCTCACCCGGCCCTTGCAGACGACGGTGTCGCCCGGCCAGACCATCTTGTTGAAGCGCACGTTGTAGCGGCGCATCTGGCCGCCGCGGGCCCAGTCGCTGATGAGCTGGCCGAGCATGCCCATGACGAGCATGCCGGGGGCGTAGACGCTCGGCATGCCCACGCTCTTGGCGTAGATCTCATCGACGTGGACCGGGTTGTAGTCCCCCGAGGCGCCCGCGTACCGGGACAGCTGGACGCGGTCGACGGGGGCCTTGGCCAGGGCCGGCAGCTCGTCCCCGACGCGGATGGACTCGAAGTAGAGCTTGCGCGCGGGCATCACGGGGTCTCCTTGGTGGCGCGGACCACGAGCGTCCGGCGGGCTCGGAACACCAGGTTGCCTTCCTCGTCGCGGCCTTCGTCCTCGATGACCGCGATGTCCATCTTCCCCGACGGGCCCTGACGCTCGGAGACGTCCGCCACGCGCGTGGAGACGTAGATGCGGTCTCCGGCGAAGATGGGGCGCTCGTACTCGAAGCCCTGCTCCGCGTGGAGCAGGCTCTTGATGCCCACCCCGAGCAGCTCCCTCAGGTCCGCGGCCGAATGGAAGGACGCGGGGAAGGTGGGCGGCGCGATGATGGTGGGGTAACCGGAGGCCCGAGAGTACTCCTCGTCGTAGTAGATGGGGTTGTAGTCGCCGATGGCCTCCGCGAAGCGGCGGATGGCCCCCTTCTCCACTTCGTTCAGCGTCGGCGGCGAGGCACGGCCGATCGCATTCTTGTCCAGCATTATCCCTCTCCTGACTAGCGTCCGGCCGGAAGCTCGAGCACCGTGAGGAGCCCAGCTTCGGCGGCCGTCAAGCGTGGCGCGGCATTCACCAGCGCGTTCGCGGTGGCCCGGTCGCCCGCCACTCCCCCCGGGATTTCCAGCACCAATCGAGGGTCCGCATCGATTTCGATGCGGTCCTTCGGGTCCTCTGCCCCCACGGCGATGGTCAGCTCCAGCCGCACCCGCTCCTGCCCGTCCTCCAAACCCACCACCGACTGGAACATGCCCGCCACCCGTCCCTTCTTCACCGCGAACGCTCCGCCCGAGATGTCCTCCTCGGCGAAGACGGGGGCTACCTCTTCCTCGTAGTCATCACAATCCAACCCCAGCCCCAATGCCGCGAGTGCCGCCGACTCCACCAGCCCCACGTGGCCGAGTTGCTCACCATCCACCAACTCGAAGAACTCCTCCTCGCTCAACCCCGCGCCCACCTTGCGCTGCAGCGCTTCACGGCGGGTGCGCGCGTCCACCACCCGGGTGACGGTGGCGCGCCGCACGGGCCCACACACCTGCCCGGCCGTGGCCACCAGCCGGTCCATGATGAAGCCCGGGTTGACGCCCGCGCCCAGCACCGCCACCTCGGCGCGCTGCGCGGCCTCGTCCAGCTTGTCCGCCAGCTCCGGGTAGTTGAGATAGGGGAAGGCCAGCTCCTCGCACGTGCTGACCACGGGCAGGCCCAGCTTGATGGCCGCGAGCAGCTGCTCCATCACCTGCGGCAGCCGTGAGCCCGTGGCGTGCAGCAGCACCACGCCCTTGCGCCGGCCCACCGCCTTCTCCAGCGAGTCCACCACCTTCACGCGCGGCGCCGGACCTCCCAGCACGTCACCCAAGGGGCGACCGACCAGGGAGGGATGGGTATCCACGGCCCCAATCAATTCCACTTCCGGGCTGGACAGGGATGCCTTGGCAATCTCCTGCCCGATGAATCCCAGCCCCATCACGACCACCGGCACCGGCCCTGCTGGGGCTCTAGCCATCGGAGATTGCTCCAGGATTCCAAGGGGTTAGCGTTGAAACGCAGCCTTGCCGCGCACCATAAATCACACCTTGGCGGGCAGGCAAGCATCACTTGGTTCCGCGCATCTTGCGCAATGCGAGAACCTTCAAGGATTTCCGGGGCTTGCGCGCGCAAAACCGTCGGGGGGGCCCTGTTTGGGTGCGCGACAAGGCTGTATAAAGAAAGACAGGCCCAAAATCCCCCGGAGACCCTCCAACATGGACCGCATCCTCGTGGTGGATGACGACGTGCTCATCCTCGCCGCGCTCTCCCGGATCCTCCAGACGGAAGGCTATGACGTCGTCACGCACAGTGACCCCGCGCTCGCCGCCCGCGAGGTGGGCTTCTGCGTGGTGCTGACGGACTTCATGATGCCGTACCTCAACGGCATCGAGCTGTTGGGCGCGCTGAGGGAGAAGAACCCCAAGGCGGTGCGGCTGATGCTCACGGCGGCGGCGGACTTCCGAATCGCCTCCGAGGCGGTCAACCGCGGCGAGGTGTTCCGGCTGCTCGGCAAGCCGTGGTCGCTCAGCGAGCTGACGAGCAGCGTGCGGCAGGCCGTGGAGCACTACCGGCTGGTGGAGGCCAACGAGCGGCTGACGCGCGAGGTGGCGGAGAAGAACGCGGAGCTGGTGGCCATCAACCAGGACCTGGAGCGTCGGGTGGTGGAGCGCACCACGGGGCTGCTCGATGGGCTCATCAGCGCGCTGGACTACCGCGACACGGAGACGCAGTGGCACTCGCGTCGGGTGGCGCTGTACTCGCGGCGGCTGGCGGAGGAGGTGGGCCTGGTGGGCGCCGCGCTGGACGTGGTGGAGCAGGGAGCGCTCCTGCACGACATCGGCAAGATTGGCGTGCGCGACTCCATCCTGCTCAAGCCCGGGCCGCTGACGCCGGACGAATGGGTGGAGATGCGCAAGCACCCGGAGTTCGGCTACCGGATGATGGCGAAGATGCCCTACCTGCACGAGGCGGCGCTCATCGTCCTGCAGCACCAGGAGCGCTGGGACGGCAAGGGCTATCCCCAGGGGCTGTCCCGCGAGGAGATCAGCATCGGCGCGCGCATCTTCTGCCTCGCTGACACGGTGGACGCCATCACCTCGGACCGGCCCTACCGCAAGGGGCGGCCCATGAGCGTGGCGCGGGACGAGATTCGCCGGTGCTCGGGCACCCAGTTCGACCCGAACCTGGCGGATGCGTTCCTGCGCATCCCCGAGACGGAGTGGCAGCGCATCCGCCACCAGGTGGAGCAGCTCGAGGAGGAGGAGAACCTGCGCTGGCGCAGCCACCCGCTGGGTGTCCCCGCACCGCTCGCCCGCGCGAGCGGCGCCTGAACCACCGCCGTCAGGGCGACAGCGTCACCGGGCTGACCTCGCGGATGACGTCGCCCTCGAGCAGCGCGTCCACCACGTCCAGCCCCGAGGCCACCTCGCCGAAGGCCGTGTAGCGGCCGTCCAGGTGCGGCTGGGGCGCGTGCGTGAAGAAGAACTGGCTGCCGCCCGTGTCCTTGCCGGACAGGGCCATGCCCAGCGTGCCGCGCGTGTACGGCCGGCGGGTCATCTCGCAGCGGATGGAGTGCCCTGGCCCGCCCTCCCCGTCCCCGCGCGGGTCTCCGCCCTGCGCGACGAAGTCCGGCACCACGCGGTGGAAGGTGACGCCGTTGAAGTAGCCCTTGCGCGCGAGCGCGTACAGGTTGCCCGCCGTGAGGGGTGCCTCGTCCGCGTCGAGCCGCACCGTGATGTCGCCCTTGTCCGTGCGCAGCACCAGCCCCGCTCCCTTGGGCGCGGGCTCCGGGCGGAAGGCGTAGGCGGGGAGCTCCACGCGCTCGGAGCGCACGGGCTGGCCGGTGAGCTTCGTCAGCGACTCGGCGGCCACGCGGCGCACGTTGGCGTGAGGGAGCGACAGCCACTGTCGGAACCGGGGTTCGGCGGCCGGCCCCTGCAGGGCCACGAGCGCGCCGGCCACCGGGTCCGCGAGGTCCGGCTGTGAAGGCACCCGCTCCGCCAGCGCCTCCAGTTCCGGCGGCATCGCGGGGGGCTTGAGCAGTCCCAGCGTCGCGGCCGCGGCGCCGGCGACCACCAGGTCCTCGTCCTGGAGGAGCGCGCTCACCGCCGTCGCGGCCCGGGGCACGGGACGCTCGGCGAGGACTTCCATCGCCGTGAGCCGCACGCGCGCGGCCGGGTGGCGCAGGTAACCCACCGCGAAGTCCGCGGGCGTCTTCTTCGAGGAGAGCGCCACCTCGCGCAGGCCCAGGGCCAGCCGGCGGTCCTCGGGCACCTTGTCGAAGCCGCACGTGCGCACGTCCGCCACCACGCCGCGCTGCCGGTCCAACGCCGCCGCCAGCCGACAGTCGAGCCAGCCCAGGTCCGCGCGCGCGATGTCCGACGCCGCGCCCCGCTCCGCGTCCGCCAGCGCGAGCCGCAGCGCCACCAGCACCGGCGCCCCGAAGTCGGGCAGGCCCTGCTGCGCCAGCGCCAGCAACGGGTGTCCATCCGCCGAGCGCGCCAGCGTCTCCACCCGAGGCGTCGCGCTCGTGGGCACGGGCGTCTCCATGCCTCGCGCCACGCGCTTGGCCCGAGGCGTCAGTCCCTCCAGCACGTCCAGCGGCAGGCAGGGCCCGCCGCACGTGGCCGCGAGCTTCGCCAGTGAGCGCGTCGCCTCCGCCGCCACGCGCGGCACCGAGTCATCCAGCAGTCGCCCCAGCACCACCGCGTCCTCCGGCCCCCCCACGTCGCCGAAGGCCTTCGCGCACAGGCCGCGCACGTCCGCGTCCTCGTCCTCGAGGCAGCGGCGCAGCGTCGGCAGTTCCTCCGCGCGCTTCGCGGTGGCGAGCAGATAGGCCGCGCCGTAACGCGCCTCCACCGGCATCCCGGCCGCGAGCAACGCCCGCGCGGGGGCGAGCGGGACATCCTTCACCACCGCCGCGCCGCCCCGACGTGCCGCCACGCCGAGCACCAGCGCGGCCCTGCCCGCCGTCGCGACCTCCTTGCCCTGCAGGCGCTCGACGAGCCGCGCCAGCGCGTCCTGGGTGCCCACACGGCCCAGGGAGTCGAGCTGCGCGTCGCGCGCGTCCACGTCCTGCTCCACCGCCTCGGCCGCGAGCAGCGGCGCCACCAGGCGCGCGCGCTCGGCGTCCGTCGGCGCCTCCCACGCCAACGCCAGCTCGCCCACCGCGAAGGCGGCCTCACCGCGCACGCGCGGCTCCGAATCCTTCAGCCCCCGCGCCACCACGTCCAGCGTGGCCAGGTCCTGGATGCGCGCCAGCGCGCGATAGGCCCGCGCGCGGATTCGCGCGTCCGGCGCATCGTGGGCCAACGCCGCGAGCTGCCCGTCACCGAGCGAGCGGCGGTCCTCCCAATCCCGGATGCGCGCCATCACCTCCGGGTCCGGGGGCGCCTCATCAGAGTCGCGGACACCGCGGTGACAACCGGAGAGCAGGACGACGAGGGCCAGGCAGACGTGGGGAAGTCGGACGGGGCTCATGCGGCGCATGGGCTGGGGCCTAGGCCAATTCCCCGCGAAAATCCAGGGGTTAGGCCGCGTGCCGTTTGACACGTCCGCCCCGGCCCCGGAAGATGCGCCTTCGCATCTCTCAGCAGGAGCGCCGGTCCTGAACTGCCCTGGCTGCGGCTCGAAGGTAGCCGCCAACTCATCCATCTGTCCCGTCTGCGATTACATCATCGACGGCTCGTTCCTCTCCGCCGAGCCCCCCGCGGA carries:
- a CDS encoding ABC transporter ATP-binding protein, whose protein sequence is MSPVEPLLQARDVQVHFPVRSGMFQRVRGAVKAVDGISLDVFRGETLGLVGESGCGKSTLGRALLRLVEPTAGSIRFDGQELTGLSQRKLRPLRRRMQLVFQDPYASLNPRMTVRELLGEPFDIHGLARGPGEKEREVLALLDAMGLPREALGRLPHEFSGGQRQRLGIARAIALRPDLVVADEPISALDVSIQAQIVNLLVDLQRERGLTYVFIAHDLNIVEHVSTRVAVMYLGRIVELAPSDVLYRRPRHPYTQALLAAVPVPDPSRTRTRLLVPGEPPSPLAPPPGCTFHPRCPHAIERCRRESPPLYPLDSGHFAACFLAEDESRRASPTPPSGGSDGVLAQSPSPG
- a CDS encoding ABC transporter ATP-binding protein; the encoded protein is MTSVASPSAEGPLLDVRGLTVELSREDGPVRAVDGVSFALPPGGTLGVVGESGCGKSLTALSVLRLAPQPPVRVAGGEVLFEGRDLLTLPEEELRRVRGRHVAMVFQEPMTSLNPVFTVGEQISEGVRLHLGASRSQARERAVEMLRQVGIPAPGERVDAWPHQLSGGMRQRVMIAMALACDPSLLIADEPTTALDVTIQAQILDLLKRLQAERGMAVMLITHDLGVVAESCDTVVVMYAGKVVEHAPVRELFARPAHPYTAGLLRSLPALGGEVDASARGPKRRLRAIPGMVPALGRLPTGCAFRERCERATEECSRVAPVLELKRGSQRAACHHPVPAP
- a CDS encoding GspE/PulE/PilB domain-containing protein, whose translation is MRKKIGELLVESGVVTAEQVRVALGQKGAPGNMRLGEVLVAQGACAPLHVARALAVQHGLPFIELPDEIAPAVSSLVSLDFQAEHRVLLFRMEVEGRSERVHVAVEDPGDLTLVDELRFQLRKQVRVFVVASDDLDTALARARGEPLDIVEAEPLYEEEGAGPLPVAAGTPLEWEMPETPKPPAARPPPAAPAARRPGTPPPPPAEALGGPGGDSLDDLLGVKPPPPPRPPPPPVLEVEDGKPRVPVVMFGGAAKGSQPALALTPTPDFSDDDLAILDDLERMSRGDEAVLDTEKVKPARMVASLIRLLIRKGLIQEVEFLEELAKK
- a CDS encoding GspE/PulE/PilB domain-containing protein, with the translated sequence MAQIKLGELLIKANVLQESQLKAALAEQAKWGGKLGEILVRMSLVSEDILVRALSKQLGMPAVNLDAVQVVAPHVKAKIPAQTARDFSVLPLQLRDEGKTLVVAMSDPLNVRMLDELRAVTKCRIIPNVAGRTSIARAFARMYEQNMELEDADTNFKVVDAQGRTVVKNLKDIDPAAAAVATAPAPKPAPAARPPPPVAEAPRAASGGGTPADLLRSVEEVQRKEVAALKAMVELLIEKNVFSRDEYLAKVKR
- a CDS encoding DUF4292 domain-containing protein, with product MNRAAAAIFLGVLCSGCPKRIEFGPEGQLTDADVVYQRVRANQENVVTLEGDAKLRVESPQQSGTIGMFLAVTRPALLHLETFDFFNRPLASLVGDGSRFGLYQAQTHTWYQGPASPQNVSRFLPVVLPGEELVAILLGQVPLIPPERKTLELDAKEGVYVLTLHQGAATQVLQVHPKYLRVVRSQVRGVPGYDLAFDDFLERGGLIFPGKVELDAKQAQTKLQVRYQQIKLNARPDLTLYELTPPEGAKVVEVDDSGREQSLGPPESPVPPAPGS
- a CDS encoding MotA/TolQ/ExbB proton channel family protein → MSLNDILHYLRLGGVTLALLLLASVAALVVAVERIIALWGVSERSRLLGEAVSKHLLRGDVAAARTAAERSDSVAADIFLAGFDRWERSRGTGGAGVEAAVERERAQVGLKLRRNLWILATIGSITPFVGLFGTVAGIMRSFKDLGLDVEAGGTGGSAAVMTGISEALVATAVGILVAVQAMVFYNYFQARLSRVLVELRLMGDEFAELLKERAAGGPPPEPSPRPDAPATPRADSQPA